GCAAAATGCCTGGCTCTATGAGGGCGGTGGTATTGAGGTGATGCATCGCCTGTACTCTGATTTTGGGGTTCTGAGCTATCCTGCCGGGAATACTGGTGCGCAAATGGGGGGATGGTTTAAGCGAGTCATCCAATCGGTCTCAGACCTCAACGGTCTGAAGATGAGAATTCCGGGACTTGGGGGTGAAGTGATGGCTCGTTTGGGGGTGAATGTGCAAGTTTTGCCTGGAGGTGAAATTTTTCTAGCGCTCGATCGAGGTGCTATCGATGCGGCGGAATGGGTTGGCCCGTATGATGATGAAAAGCTGGGCTTGCAGCGAGCGGCAACCTACTATTACTATCCCGGCTGGTGGGAACCTGGGCCGACGCTGGAGGTTCAAATTAACCAAACGGCATGGAATAGTCTGCCGAAGGAGTATCAGGAAATTTTCAAGACGGCAGCCTACGAAGCCAATGTAACGATGTTGGCAAAGTATGACACCCGAAACCGAGAAGCGCTGAAAACCCTGGTGGATGGAGGGACGCAGTTGACGCCCTACACCCCCGAAATTTTGGAAGCGGCTCGCAAAGCATCGTTTGATTTCTACAATGAAACGGCTGGTCAGGATGCCACCCTTAAAGAGATTTTCGATCAGTGGAATGCATTCCGAGAATCGATCCAACAGTGGAATAAGATTAACGAGCTGAACTTTGCTACATTCAGCTACGGTAGCTGAGACTCACGGCTAATTGCGTTTTGGATGGGATGAAATGGTGGAGTGCAGTGCCGCTGCACTTCATAGTCTTGTATTCCGGTGCGGTATCGTTTTGCAGACTGAACTCCGCGCTCGGTCTGCTTTAGTTTTTATTGTAGCCTTCGCCTGAACTCTGGGTACGCATATCATAGACTGCGGGTGGGCGATCGCGCCTCACCGTTGATATCGTCGATGACGCTGGAAAGCCACCCCAGGGATAAAAATGTCTTGAATCCCGCTACACCCTATAAACTCAGCAATTCTCTGTATATTCAGCAATTCTCTGTATAGCGCCTGCTGGGAGGTCAGGAATTCGGTGAAGGGTGCTTGGTTCGCCGTGATCACGGGTAGCTCAGAGGCGATCGCTTCTAAGACCACCAATCCCCAACCGTCTTTTAAGGAGGGAAATAGAAACGCATCGGCAAGGCGGTAGAAAGCGGCGAGTTCCACGGTAGAAATGACTTCGGGGAGGATGACGGCATCGCGCAACTTCAGGCGATCGATGAGGTCAAAGCACTGTTGGCGATAGTCCTGATAGTCAAACAGCGTTTCCCCGCCGACAATGATCAACCTTGCGTTTGGCTGTTCGTCCCGAATTTGGGCAAAGGCACGCAGAAGATTCAGCGAATTTTTGTGCGGTTCCAGTCCTCCTACGGTCAGGTATAAGGGAGAAGTCTGCAATGCCCACTGCTGCCGTACCTCTGCGTCAAGGTCTTGGACTTGCGGAAAAAAAAGAGAGATTGACCCCGTTGACGACGCGAGGCGCATAGATGTTGTAATACTCCTGGAGTTCGCGCTGCCAGCGATCGCTCACACAAAGACAGAGATCGGCGGCTTGGATGGATCGCTCCTGGCAGTGCTGTAAATAGGGACTGCGATAGTCTTCAATGTGGTGGACGGTGCGAATGAGATGGGAAATCCGACGCTGCTGACGTAGTTCGACCAAGGCATTTGCACGTAGGCAGTCCTGGGCGTGGAAAATATCATGCTCAAGAGGTCTACGGCTAAGAAACTCCACAAATTCCTGAATGCGTTGGTGGATCAATGCGTCTATGTCAGTTGGGGCAGGCGCGGCGGGGACGAGACAAACATGACAGGATACATCTCGCTCAAAGCCTGTGCCGTCTTTACTCAACGCATAGATACAAACGGAATGTCCCAAATTCTGTAACGCTTCCGCCAGTTCTAGGGTATGCACCACGCTGCCCCTGAGCTTGGTGGAATAGGTAAAGAGAGCGATCCGGAGGGATGAGTTCATAGGGATGGCGTCGAGAGAATGGTTTGGGACGGCTGAGAGAGGGGCGATCGCCCAAAGCCAGTGAGGGGACGCTGTACCGGATCCCAGAAATCCACGGACTCACCTCCAGATTCAAGTTGCAACATCGATCCGTTCTCGACTATGCCAACCGCTTCACATACGAGTCCCTTTCCTCGAAATCGGGTTTGTACCGCGTGGGTATGTTCTGGGCGCAGACTCAGCACAAATCCATAGCTGGGAAAGCAGAGTAGCCATTTTTCTAAGGCCAGATCAGGCGGACAGGGGATCTGATCGAGATGCAGGGTTGCACCACAGCCAGAGGTTTCCAAGAGCATGATGAGGGTTCCGACCAGTCCCCCCATGCTGATGTCTTTTCCGGCATCGCATAACCCCGACTCTGCAATCATCGGTAGGAGAGAGAGACAGTCCCGCAATTGGGCTGGATCAGCGGTGGTAGCCGCATTCCAAAAGGAATAGCGTGGATGGGAGGCTCCCCGAAAGTCGGTAACCATCATCAACACATCCCCGGGCTGGGCGTTGAAGCTGCTGATGAGTCGGTTTGCCCGTCCCAAAATCGCAACCGAGAGAGCCGTATAAGGGCTATGGGTGTTGGTATGTCCGCCAACGATCGGAATACCGTAGGCGATCGCTGCGGCTTGCATGCCTTCAAAGATGGGTTTTGTGATATCGTCGGACGCACTCCAAATCGTGTCCACAACGGCGATCGCCCGTCCCCCCATGGCGTAGACATCACTTACATTCACCATGACGGCACACCAGCCTGCAAACCACGGGTCGGTGTCTAAAAACTGGGGCAGTAAGCCCTCTGCGGCAAGCAAGAGATAGCCTCCGTGATCTGGAATTGCGGCACAGTCATCGCCTAGCAAAATTACAGAGGGATCGACGTTACAAGGATTTAAACCCAACGCAGGATTCAAATATCGCGCTGCTGCTTGGATATCTTTCTTATGGAGAATGCCGAGAGATGCTCGTAAGCGATCGGCGAGGTCACAGAGCCTAGATAGGAGCCTGAAAACGAGTTTTAGCCTTTAGCTTTATCAGCACGTTATTCACATGGAACTTAACGGTGCTTTCGCTAATGATTAGCTTTTGGGCAATGTCGCGATCGCGTAACCCGTCACACAGCAATTGCAAGATCTCCTGTTCCCGTGGCGAAAGTACAGAGGTAGACTCATGGGCAGGTATCAGTTCCTCGGTCCTTCCTTGGGCGATCGCCTCTAGCACCGTTCGTAACTGGGTGGCATCTGTTGATAGATCGACGACGGCACTCACTCCCTCTGGAATCGGCAGGCGATTGCTCTGAACCCAAATAACCGGAGAGGGGCTAGGCAAGAGACTCAAATCATCGGTTAACAGGGGAAGATCTGGAGCAAGGTACTCACTAACCTGTATGCCTGCCGCGTAGGCTAATTGCGTAAACGCAACCTGCAACACCGGGGAGCGACACTGCACCTGGAGCTGCTTTGGAGAGAGGGTCGGTGAACGATACGGGATTGTGAGCAAGACTTGGAGAGCATCGGTACGCATATCGTAAAGCAACTGACCCCCTAAGCTATTGGCCCACCATGGCAGCAATCCACCGAGCGATCGCCCCACGCGTGGGTGCGATTCTGTGAACATCGTTGCTAACGCTTCCAAACTGACCGCTTCGTCGGTATAGACCAAGCGACAGTAGCGGCAGTTTAATTGATTCAGGTGCTCTGCCACCTGGAGGAAAAGCGAGGTCTGGGCTAGGGTCAGGGGATGCTCAGTACCCATCAAGGTGAGGTGAGCGGTTCCTAGGATAGATGCGAGTTGGTCGGAAAGAGCGGGCAGTCGTTCTAAGCCTTCGGTCGGAGTGGGGGCAGAACTGGTCAAAAGTCGCTGACAGGCGATCGCCTGATCGATGGATACCGAAACAATCGTACAGAGCACTTTCAGCACTTCTAGAAACTCGGGTGAGAGCGCCTCACGACTAAAGGCCGCTAAAACCCCAATAACGCGATCGCCCACCATCAGCGGAAAGCCTGCAAACCCACAAATCCTGTTGGCGATCGCCCATTCTCGATCCTTAACCCAAGATTCGTCCGCGAGGGTGTTACTCAGAAACGAAACCCGATTCTGGGCAATTTTGCCAACTTTATAGGCTCCCATCGGAATCCGGGCGAAGGATCCATCCGTCCGGGTGTAGAGTCCCGATGACGCGACGAGTCGCAAAAAGCGTTGATCGGACTCCACGAGCCAGATTCGGGCAAACGCGCATCCAAACTGATGTACCAATCCCTCGGTTGCGGAGCAAGCAACATCCTCTGGCTGCAAACAACCAGAAAACCGCTGTGCAACTTCGGTCGATTGCTGGAGAGCAAGCAGCAACCGTGTCGAATCAAGCATGCTGGCGATGTGCGCAGTCACGCGGCTAACTTTAGGGATATTGTTTACGGTAAAAGCATTAACCATCGGGACCTGTATCAGGCAGCACGGGACTGCGTTTGCCCTGTCGAACTTCCGTGATGAGTCCCGTAACGCGTTGGTTCACCTCGCAGGAAGCGATCAACCCACAATCGTGTCGCCATTGCATAGTGCAACGGTCAACACTTACGTCATATCAAGGCTTAAAAAGGTGTTAGGAACGGCAATTTAATAAAACTCGGAAATTAATTTTTGAAAGTGCGGCAAAGCCGCACTTTCAAAAATTAAAAATTTGGTTTTAATTAATTTGTGATCCTTAGTGAAACGATGCTAGCGGGCTAGACAGATACCGTCTGCTTTTTGGCAAGCTCGGCTTGACGAACGGGGGTGTGAACTGCAAACTGTTCTGACGCCTGTCGCAGATAGTCTCCAAAGGTTTTGGCGACTACCGAAAGCTGTTTGCCGTTGAGATGCACCAGATACCAATGGCGCTCAATCGGAAAATGCACAACGTCTAACTCGGTTAAATAGCTATGACTTCCTTCTGGCGTCAAGGTGTGGCGAGAAAGCACGGATACGCCCAGACCTCCGGCGATCGCCTGCTTAATGGCCTCATTGCTACCCAGTTCCATGCGAACCTTGAGTTCTAGACCCGCCTCATCAAACAGTTTTTGCACGGCCCGACGAGTCCCCGAACCCGATTCCCGCATGATGAAGGGTTCTTCCGCTAACCGCTCCAGGGAAATGTTCTTTTCATGGGCCAACGGATGATTAATCGGAGCCAAAACAACGAGGGGATTTTCCAAAAATGGATGAGCCTCAATGTCCATATGTTCAGGCAGTTGACTCATCACATAGAGGTCGTCCTGATTGTTGGCCATGCGCTCTAGACAGCCCTCATGGTTGGTCACAATCAGGGAAATATCGATACCAGGATACTGCTCACAAAAGGCACCTAGCAGACGGGGCACGAAGTACTTTGCGGTGGTAATAACAGCCAACCGCAGTTGTCCTTGCTTCATGCCCTTCAGATCGGCCACGGTCATCTCCAACTGTTCCAACCGTCGGAAAATTTCTTGGCAGCTTGCATAGAGTTCTTGCCCGGCCTCGGTTAGATAGAGGCGCTTACCCACTTGCTCGAACAGCGGTAAGCCAATCGCTTTGGTTAACTGTTTAACCTGCATCGAGACGGTTGGCTGGGTGAGAAAGAGTTCTTCAGCCGCTCGCGTGAAGCTTCCGTGGCGAGCGGTGGCTTCAAAAACTTTGAATTGGTGTAGAGTTGCGTGGATCACCGGATAGTCCCTCGGTAGTAATGTACGGCAACGCGGAATATAGAATATAGTCTATCACGAATATTTCCACCAATGGTTTTTGTCTATGAAAAATCGGGTTATCATATGCTCTAGGGACACCTGTATGTTCCCTTCCAGTTAAATCGGCGCTGTGCACGTGTCGAATCCTTGTCTGGACTCAGGAAGCACCCATTTCCCATCCTGCAGTTTGAGTAGGTCTGTCCTACCTTCTCCAACAAGTGTTCGCGGTGATGCAGCGCTTTTTTGTGCTTGTCTAGGAGGCAGCACAGGTTCTGGATATAGGCTTCTAGGGAGGGATACGGGCGATCGCCCAAGACCGTTTTTAATCGGTTGATCAATTCTAGAGCATGAAAAAATCTTGCTCGATTTCCTCAATAACCTGCAAGCCACGCGGATCACCCACTTTCAAAACGGCCATCTTGGCATCTTCGCGTACGCCCATGTCCTCATCTTCCGCAAATGCCTCAATCAAGGCATCGATTGCGGTTGCGTAAACGACGTTAGAGG
This genomic window from Synechococcales cyanobacterium T60_A2020_003 contains:
- a CDS encoding TRAP transporter substrate-binding protein, giving the protein MPNRRTIVKSLVAGATAAGVLSACGQTQSTSSSSATSPSAPSVRWRMATSWPKSLDTIFGGAETLCNRVREMTGGRFDITPFAAGEIVPGLQVLDAVQAGTVECGHTASYYYVGKNPSLGFGTSMPFGLTAQQQNAWLYEGGGIEVMHRLYSDFGVLSYPAGNTGAQMGGWFKRVIQSVSDLNGLKMRIPGLGGEVMARLGVNVQVLPGGEIFLALDRGAIDAAEWVGPYDDEKLGLQRAATYYYYPGWWEPGPTLEVQINQTAWNSLPKEYQEIFKTAAYEANVTMLAKYDTRNREALKTLVDGGTQLTPYTPEILEAARKASFDFYNETAGQDATLKEIFDQWNAFRESIQQWNKINELNFATFSYGS
- a CDS encoding sll0787 family AIR synthase-like protein, coding for MLHKKDIQAAARYLNPALGLNPCNVDPSVILLGDDCAAIPDHGGYLLLAAEGLLPQFLDTDPWFAGWCAVMVNVSDVYAMGGRAIAVVDTIWSASDDITKPIFEGMQAAAIAYGIPIVGGHTNTHSPYTALSVAILGRANRLISSFNAQPGDVLMMVTDFRGASHPRYSFWNAATTADPAQLRDCLSLLPMIAESGLCDAGKDISMGGLVGTLIMLLETSGCGATLHLDQIPCPPDLALEKWLLCFPSYGFVLSLRPEHTHAVQTRFRGKGLVCEAVGIVENGSMLQLESGGESVDFWDPVQRPLTGFGRSPLSQPSQTILSTPSL
- a CDS encoding GAF domain-containing protein, with the translated sequence MLDSTRLLLALQQSTEVAQRFSGCLQPEDVACSATEGLVHQFGCAFARIWLVESDQRFLRLVASSGLYTRTDGSFARIPMGAYKVGKIAQNRVSFLSNTLADESWVKDREWAIANRICGFAGFPLMVGDRVIGVLAAFSREALSPEFLEVLKVLCTIVSVSIDQAIACQRLLTSSAPTPTEGLERLPALSDQLASILGTAHLTLMGTEHPLTLAQTSLFLQVAEHLNQLNCRYCRLVYTDEAVSLEALATMFTESHPRVGRSLGGLLPWWANSLGGQLLYDMRTDALQVLLTIPYRSPTLSPKQLQVQCRSPVLQVAFTQLAYAAGIQVSEYLAPDLPLLTDDLSLLPSPSPVIWVQSNRLPIPEGVSAVVDLSTDATQLRTVLEAIAQGRTEELIPAHESTSVLSPREQEILQLLCDGLRDRDIAQKLIISESTVKFHVNNVLIKLKAKTRFQAPI
- a CDS encoding LysR family transcriptional regulator — its product is MIHATLHQFKVFEATARHGSFTRAAEELFLTQPTVSMQVKQLTKAIGLPLFEQVGKRLYLTEAGQELYASCQEIFRRLEQLEMTVADLKGMKQGQLRLAVITTAKYFVPRLLGAFCEQYPGIDISLIVTNHEGCLERMANNQDDLYVMSQLPEHMDIEAHPFLENPLVVLAPINHPLAHEKNISLERLAEEPFIMRESGSGTRRAVQKLFDEAGLELKVRMELGSNEAIKQAIAGGLGVSVLSRHTLTPEGSHSYLTELDVVHFPIERHWYLVHLNGKQLSVVAKTFGDYLRQASEQFAVHTPVRQAELAKKQTVSV